From the Leptospira licerasiae serovar Varillal str. VAR 010 genome, one window contains:
- a CDS encoding type II toxin-antitoxin system RelE/ParE family toxin, with protein MVDNVTLWVTVYVLIISFRHKGLEHFFETGSKKGIQADHSNKLARILDRLDSSLSPKDMDLPAYRLHPLKGREKGRWSVWVNGNWRVTFEFEGENAIIVDYEDYH; from the coding sequence ATGGTTGACAACGTAACCCTATGGGTTACGGTATATGTATTGATTATCTCCTTTAGACACAAGGGCCTTGAACATTTTTTTGAAACTGGCAGTAAGAAAGGAATTCAGGCAGATCATTCTAACAAATTAGCTAGAATTCTAGATAGGTTAGATTCATCCCTATCTCCTAAAGATATGGACTTACCAGCATATCGCTTACATCCTCTTAAAGGTCGTGAAAAGGGTAGGTGGTCAGTCTGGGTAAATGGAAATTGGCGTGTTACCTTTGAATTTGAAGGTGAAAATGCAATAATAGTCGATTACGAA